In the genome of Peromyscus eremicus chromosome 1, PerEre_H2_v1, whole genome shotgun sequence, the window ATCAGGGCAAGGCTAAAACATTGCCTGTTTTATTCATTGCAGTGTCCGCACTGCCTGGTTGAATACCCAGCACTCTTAATATTCAAATGAAAGAGATTTTGCTCAAAAAAGACAGCAGCAGGTAATTGATTCCTAGCGAGCTCTCCATAAGAAAGGAGCCAGTCCAACTCCAGATAGGTCTTCCTGTTAGGGATCTCGGTGACAACCGACTACAGTAGTTAGTTCAAAGCTATAAATGGGTATATTGACGATACTAAAATACAACACTACAAATCCCGAGAAGCCTTGCCATACCCGACCCTTTTTGTTTCCCACAGTGCTCCGCGCGGTACAGGCGGTGTTACCGCCTTGTTGCGCCTTGGAAGTTTGAATTATACGACCCCCGCCCTCCCCAGTTGCCTGGGTTGTCGTTGGTTTGTTTCCGGAAACAGGGCCTCGGGAAGGTGGAACTTAAGGCTGGGAGCCAATGGTACAGGTTGTCAATTGGCCAGCGAATGGAATTGACGTTTTCACTAACTAATGGGAAATAGCGGCTGCCGAAGGGGCCCGCCTacagaagggaaagaagggaagtGGCGGCCAAGGCAATCGCGACTGGAAGGTGCTCGGGGCCCCAGGACCAGTGGTGCCCAGACTTACCTTTGACCTTTTCCTGCCCACTTCCCGCCTTGGCCTGTGAATCTTGCCGCCTCTAAGTTTTTCTGATCCAGCGAATTAGACCTGGACCCAAACCATGTTCCCGGTAAAGGTAAAAGTGGAGAAATCAGGTGAGGACTGGGGATCCAGGACACCCGAGAGACATGGGTTATCGCGAAAAAGTGAACTATGTGACATCTCTCTGCAGCCATCTGACAGACGCACGGAGCATGGCCACCTTCAAGCCATCCTGGGCTGTTCTAAGTAGCTTTGAGATTGAATGGTGGTGGTTCCGGCCCCGTGATGATAGTAAAACCTCGGGGTCCTGAACCCCTAACTCTAAGAAGGGTCCTTTCTTGTTCAGTTTTCCTGTTTCTGGCAGTGGTCGTGAATCAGCAAATGTGGTGTGACCCTGAAATATAGGGAATCAATTCTCAATTGCTGTATTCAGTAACCTTAGAGTGTAGGTAGTGTGATGGATGAGAAAACAGAGCCTCAGGCGGACTCTAACAGGACCCCTAGAATGGCATGGTAAAGGGAGCGAGGAGGGAGTGCAGAAAGAAAAGGTAGACCGTAGTAGATAATGATGTGAGCTGTTAAACGGGGTAAATGTTACCTAAAACAAGATAGGGGGTATAGGTGCACTTCTGTGGCAGATTGTTTACCCAGCATGCACTAGGATCCAGGTTCCATCCACAGAcctgaaaaataagtaaaaccagACCCTGGTGGGGAAGCCCTGTAGTAACAGCTAACCAAACTAGACAATAACTGGATCCCAGGATTTCATGGTCTGCCTGGGCATCATGAGACCCACACGATGAGAAAATACACAAGGTGGGAGGAAGCGGCTGTGTGAGGGAGTAGCCAGTGGGCCAAGGGAGCAGCAGGGAGGTGAGGGTGGCTGGGgcggagaagagagagaggcggAGAGGTGATGGGGAGGAGGACAGGTCTGTGGGCCCAGGAAGGGACTGTTGACTTTTCCTCTGAGGGAAATGGGTGGTCTAGGAAGGTTTTTGAACCAAGGAGTGAGTTGGTAAAGGTGTACCACAAAATGCAAAAtgcaaaatgcaaaaaaaaaaaaaaaaaaaaaaaaaacaacaacaaaaaaacccaaaccaaaatagtccaataacaacaaaacttgAGTGGAGTAGTGGAGGGGGCGGGCAGTTTGTgttggcaaacgcctttaatcccagtacatggaaggaagaagcagacagatctctgaattcagggCCAGTTTGGGTCTAGTTAGCAAATTTCAAGCCATcccagggctacctagtgagagaCGCTGTATCTAAAAAAAAGTGGAGGGGCCTCACTACAACTCTGCAGGTCGTACAGGGGTAAGCTTGGAAAGACCAGGCTGAGGACAGACCCTGTTTTCTGGGGTCAGGATTGTGGAATCCTGAAGAGTTCTAGGCTGGGGTTggttgtctgtttttattatttttctttgttttgcttattgtttgagtcagggtctcatgcagctgaggctggccttgaactctttatcttcctgcctcagcatccagaGTGTGGGATAGCAAACATATGCCACTGTGCCTAGCCAGGCTTGGCTTTCTTTTAGGAAGGGTCTTTTGTCTACATCGTGGAAAGTGGATCGGAAGAGGAGAGGAGCTGAGGCTGGGAGCTGAGTGGGAGGAGAGGGCAAGGTGGGGAGGGAAGACATGGGCAGACACTCAGGAAGCCAGGTGGGCTGAGACCAGGACAGGAAAGGAGTATCCATGGTGAGTCCAGGAGCCTGTGGATTGGTGGGTCACTCTTCACGGTGTgaattgaggaagcaggggtagatttagagagagagacctaGTAGGGGACCCAGTGGAAGGACCCTAAGGGCTGTCCGTGGAAGATATCCAGAGCATAGATTCTAAGTTTGGCGTTGTGTTGGGAGAGCAGCTAACAGTATGGAGCAGTGGGAGCAACCTCACTTGACCCCCTGCCTAAGGCTCAGTTGCCCAGTTCTGTGTCTCTCCGCTGAGTGGCACCAAAGCTGCTTTCAGGGGACCTGGACCAGACCATAGGATTGCCACAGAAGATGTGGGATGTGCACAGAGGGCTGACTCCTGCTCTGTACCTTCTGCCCTCAGAGATGGAGATGGCCAAAGCCCGGAACCAGCTGGATGCCGTTCTTCAGTGTCTACTGGAGAAGAGTCACATGGACAGGTAGGGTGTGCTCCAGCCTGGGAGACCACAAGGGTGAGAACTGTGTTTGGACTCTCTGATTGTGATGGGGATCTGGATGGGAGCCTAGAGGCTGACCCAGGGAGGTGTTTCCTGGGGAGACTACTCAATCTCATCACACTCTGGGCCCTTGGTACCCCAAGCCAGTAGTGCTGTTTTCCTCCCAGGGAACGTCTGGATGAAGACGCTGGGAAAACGCCCTCGGATACACACAACAAGTAAGGGGTTTTGATGGGATTTAGACCTGAGAGTCTGGTTAGGTAACTTTTCCCTCCTCTGAGTCCTAACCGTCTTATATGGACAGAGATACCTGTGGCATAAGGGGCTAACACCTTGTTTGTGGGATACAAGGCCCGAGGGGCACCAGTAAACCCCAGGatgtccatttttgtttgttttcagtgctAGGGTTGAAGCCCGGGGCTTTTTCCTAGCTATGCAAATGCCCTATTACTGAACCACATAGCCTCtgccttggggtgggggtgttgagCAGGTGCTCATTAAAGGCTCAGCCTGCTGatgccctctctctccctgcagggATTGCTCCATCGCTGCCACTGGCAAAAGGTAAGGTGGCTGTGGCCCCAGCCCACTCTCAGGTCCCCAGTCCCCTGCTCCAGGCCTGACACTCACCTTCACCACACAGGCCATCTGCCCGCTTCCCCCACCAgcggaggaagaagaggagggagatggaCGATGGACTGGCTGAGGGGGGTCCTCAGAGATCCAGTGAGTAGACAGGGGCCCGAGAGGGTGGGCATGGAGCCAGGGACTAAATAAGGGTGCTCATTTATGTCCCACCTCACCACCCCAGACACATATGTGATCAAGCTGTTTGACCGGAGTGTGGACTTGGCCCAGTTCAGTGAGAGCACACCATTGTACCCCATCTGCCGTGCCTGGATGCGCAACAGCCCCTCAGTGCGAGAGCGTGAGCGGTCACCCAGCTCACCACTGCCCCCTCTGCCTGAGGATGAGGAGGTGGGATGAGTGTTGGGTCCTGacccagaggccagagagagcagTGGGTGGATAGGCTCAAGAACTCCCCCTCCATTAGTGGTAGATAGGTATAATCTTGGCCCCTAAATGTATAGAGAGTCAGGTAGGACACAGCTCTGTGCCATTAGGTGAGGAACATGGACAGAGATCCTTAGGCCAGATAGATATGGCTTCCTAGGGAACAGGGATTCCAAGAAATAAAAGGCTAAACAGGGATCTTTAGTGCAAACAGATGTGGCTACCAGATGGGGCCTTGGTGAGCAAATGTGGACCCTATGAGCTGGGTGGAGGGTAATGGGGGTTTGGAAGTCGTCTGGCCTAAGACGGTAGACAGGGATCTCTGGGACAGACATATGACTTGACTCTGTCAAGATAAGAGTAGATATGGCACTCCCTGGACAATTCCTTAAGGCAGGCATCTTGACCCCCCACCTTGGGCTGACAGGTATAGATGGAATTCCGTGGGCTTGGTAAGGGTAGACCAGGGTTCTCAGGCTGACAAGGAGACCCGGTCCCTAGAACAGGAAGACCATCCTCTAGCTGTGGAAAGTATGTGTCCCTCTGCTGTGACTCTTCCAAGTACAGGTTTCTGGGCAGACCCCTCATGTCCGTGTCACTGGGAAAGGTAGGAGGGATGACATGTACTTTCAACCTTCTGCTCTGACTCTTGGGCCTCATAATGGGGCTTCGTCTCTCTAGGGTTCAGAGGTCATCAACAGCAAAAGTCGTGATGTGTACAAGCTGCCTCCACCCACAGCCCCTGGACCACTTGGAGATGCCTGCAGATCCCGAATTCCATCCCCACTGCAGCCTGAGACCCAGGGTACCCCTGACGATGAAGTAGgtatccaaggctggcctggagcttcagGGCCTATGTTGGGGGTTAGGGCCTGGCCACCTAGCTGGGTCTCTCTGTCCATGCAGCCCTCTGAGCCTGAACCTTCTCCTTCCACACTCATCTATCGCAACATGCAACGCTGGAAACGCATCCGCCAGAGGTGAGCATGCCCTTGTCCCTTGCTCCCTGCCCCCGTGTCCTTTGCAGCAATTGCTAAATCCGCCTTTACCTCCCTAGATGGAAGGAGGCATCTCATCGGAACCAGCTTCGTTACTCAGAAAGTATGAAGATTCTGCGGGAGATGTATGATCGACAGTGATGTCCCCAGTTCCCCCACCCCAATAAACCTGCCCCCAACCCACACTGGCCAGCCCATCCTTCCTGGCCCAGACATGAGGCAATTGAAAGTCTCTAGCACATTTATTGGGGACTGAATATAGGAAGGGAATGAGGTGACAGGGAGTGAAGGTGTGACTGGTCTTACAGGATAAGTGGAGGTGGTGTGGCCTAGGATGTCTGACTGCAGATGGGGAGTCACGACAAAGGAACTCAGGGGTTCTGGTTCATTGGCCTGTCACATCTGGGGAAGTTGAAGTGTCTGTACAATTTGAGTTTGGGGGTCCTGATTGGTTGGGAATAGACGTCCAAGGATTGGGAGGTCAGAACAGGATTCAGGAACTTAGGCTCCTGGAGTTTCAAGTTTAAAATGGCCTGGGGCAGAGGACTGTTAGGTTGCAGGGACAGGATCTAGAGTCTGGTGGACCAGGCTTGAATGTTCTGATGAGGAAGGCCCAGGCAGTCAGTCAGACTGGCTAGCCCACGGGTCACTGTGGGGAATTAGGTGACAGGCCTGGAATGGGGGAAGCGCTGTCCTCATTGTACTCTGGTGTCGCAGAGCGGCGCTTTACAACTTAGAAGTGCAATAGGAGGCCTGAGTGGTGACATAAGCCCCAAACAGGGTCAGTTAGGTGGGGGTCTAGGCAGagggtgagatagtgtttgtgtTGTCTCTAGAGAGGTACTGTGGGTGGGGCCTGAAAGCTGGTGGGCGGGAGGTTAGGGAGGGTGTCTAGGTTACTAAGGCCCAGGTAGGGTTTGGGGTGGAAAGGTCctaggggagaagggaggacactAGATTTGGTTGGGAGGAACTGTCTTGACAGCGATTGGGACATCTGGCTGGGCGGTGGAGTCAGATCGGCTTTTAAAAGGGAGCCTAAAGAGGCTTCCCAGGTTCGGTCCTGTCATGCCCGGACCCCTACTTGGCAGCAGGTGGCGATGGAAGTGGGGCCTGGGCCGCTGCTGGTGTGGCCTGGATGGACAGGACACCCTCAGGGGACAGTGCCGAGGTCACGGCAGCAGGGTCCACGCCGGGAGGCAGGCGGTAGCGGCGGTGGAACTCTCGAGCAATGAATCCATGTTCATCCTGGGGAAGAAAAATGGGCTTGAGCGTCCCACCCTCCTGCCCAACCCTGCTGCCCCATCCGGCCTGCTGGCCTACCGGGCGCTCCTCATGCCGTGCGTGGACCTCCACGTGGTCGCCGACCACCTTGACAGAGATTTCCTCTGGTGAGAAGTGCTTCACATCCAGCAGCACGGAAAAATACCCAGGGtccgtgggcacctgcacataccAGGCGTGGGTGTGGGACTTGCATCAGGTGGGGGCTGGGCTTCTGGGACTCAGCACCCCTACCCCATGTAGGTTCCagtgctgctgctgaggacccgGATAGTCCCCTTCTCGAGTCACCAGAACCTCAACCTCACATAAACAACtggcctcctccctccccttgtAGACGCTGAGTGCACCTCTTCTGGGCTTCCACATTCACGGGGTGACCAAGTTAGGTACCTGTATCCCCACCCCATGTCATTGCCTCCACAGCCGCCACGTCTCCGCTACGAGACCTCACACTAGCAAACAAGATGCCACTTCCCCATCTCCAGAGTTCTCGGGTCATGGGACCTCCTGTACCCTCTGCATGGATCCCCTTCCCCTGCTTTAAAGTGCTCAAGACCCCCTTCAAATCACCGGACCTTTCTGGGAAAGGCGGCATCACCATACACAACCTGCAGGGCATTCCAACCCTACCGGACTCACTGTCCTTTCCCCCAGATTCCCGGGGCACCTGCCTCCTTCAGTCATCAAGACTCCTGAGGTAGTGATCTAGTCCTTCcgccctcacccctcacccctcagGGCAACAATAACCCGGCCTCAGAACACCACATTCAGAGGACTCCCAATGGCCCACTAAAGGGTGGCGTTCTCCCCCAAACTCAAAATCAATAGACATTcccgcacccccaccccagggcgAACCAGACCGCTCGCTAGTCTTGTTGGTAGTTGAGTTGtccctctccccaggcctggcaccTGTGCTGTAGGCAGTGCCACACTGGGGGCGCGCAGATAGTAGGGGGCGATCGCGGCAGGGCACAGTGAAGCCAGCTCGGCCTCAAGCAGGCCCTCGCCGAAACGCTGGTCAAAGAGGCGTCCCGGAGCCGAAAAACCCGGTAAAGGAGCTGAAGCGCGGCGCAGCCACGAAGGCTGCACAGGCACGGGGATCTCCATTCTGCTCTCCGCTGCAACCCCGGGCTCCGCAGTGCCCAAGCGCACGCACTCTCGGATTTATACTGTGCCCAGTGCGGCCCGGCCCCCGCGGCGGGCCTCCCAGGGACACTGGGATTGAGGCCAGACTCGGCCATTAGTATGCCTTATTTAGAAACTTCAATAATGACTTGGCTAGTTATTAAACGCCTGCTGGATGCCTGGAAAAGGACACCAGGGAACTGTCATTAAGACTTCTCCATTTCTAGAAGGGGAAGCTAAGACTTAGGAGGCAGACCCATAGAGGTGTGGCGAACCACTATGGCAGTTGGGAACCCGGGCCCCGAGAAGTCCACCTAAGAGTTCTCAGTCCTCTTAACATCTCTGCCCGGCTGGCAGGTCTGAGGATGACGCACCAGTCTTATTAACA includes:
- the Hspb6 gene encoding heat shock protein beta-6 translates to MEIPVPVQPSWLRRASAPLPGFSAPGRLFDQRFGEGLLEAELASLCPAAIAPYYLRAPSVALPTAQVPTDPGYFSVLLDVKHFSPEEISVKVVGDHVEVHARHEERPDEHGFIAREFHRRYRLPPGVDPAAVTSALSPEGVLSIQATPAAAQAPLPSPPAAK
- the Lin37 gene encoding protein lin-37 homolog, which codes for MFPVKVKVEKSEMEMAKARNQLDAVLQCLLEKSHMDRERLDEDAGKTPSDTHNKDCSIAATGKRPSARFPHQRRKKRREMDDGLAEGGPQRSNTYVIKLFDRSVDLAQFSESTPLYPICRAWMRNSPSVRERERSPSSPLPPLPEDEEGSEVINSKSRDVYKLPPPTAPGPLGDACRSRIPSPLQPETQGTPDDEVGIQGWPGASGPMLGVRAWPPSWVSLSMQPSEPEPSPSTLIYRNMQRWKRIRQRWKEASHRNQLRYSESMKILREMYDRQ